The following proteins come from a genomic window of Lolium rigidum isolate FL_2022 chromosome 5, APGP_CSIRO_Lrig_0.1, whole genome shotgun sequence:
- the LOC124652382 gene encoding uncharacterized protein LOC124652382: protein MVARMMRWPRPPAARKFRVRLVVRRAEGLPSPADPTEHELEGSAANQRVAAEVRWKGPRASGLSSLRRAVRRNRTREEELAPAPDAAANDACEVGGAVAWEEEFESVVTLAAASHREAAAFQPWELAFTVFTDMNKGPKTKPTILGTASLSLADYAAAAEEDIEIILPLSVPCGTPESAPSLHLTLSMVELRALQETSDASQRSAVATPLSPSSCDSLPGGKDEGSVIKAGLRKVKILKDMVSTRRSKKTFQSDEGSDDNCYVHSDGAEYPYGTEPVDEDLDDRTHEDEVGDPTIRKSFSYGSLQSVNHVGGLVHAHATIDGDHEDWVYYSHRKSDAGYHVEEPQSSTAEKTVLPAAKRSILPWRKRKLSLRSLKAKGEPLLKKANGEEGGDDIDFDRRLLTPSNGSEGSSENGSVNGMMSEFGDDNFVVGNWESKEVLSRDGHMKLSSQVFFASIDQRSERAAGASACTALVAVIADWFQANQDLMPIQSQFDNLIREGSLEWRNLCENKTYRELFPDKHFDLETVLHAKIRPLTVSPSKSFIGFFLPEGADDMRGFDFLNGAMSFDNIWDEISQAAEFSSSENPNLYIVSWNDHFFLLKVERDAYYIIDTLGERFYEGCNQAYILKFDNNTTIHNVSGEKKTSSPDSSGPLKDSSGSSSPGQDSEDDIEENILVSKGKESCKEYIKSFLAAIPIRELQGDIRRGLMASTPLHHRLQIEFHYTQASPQEASSPPQALAIEAPFEFSWPDPPPAMEVALTHAVAVA, encoded by the exons ATGGTGGCGAGGATGATGCGGTGGCCGCGCCCGCCGGCGGCTCGCAAGTTCCGCGTCCGGCTCGTCGTGCGCCGGGCGGAGGGGCTTCCCTCGCCAGCGGACCCCACGGAGCACGAGCTGGAGGGGAGCGCCGCGAATCAGAGGGTCGCGGCGGAGGTCAGGTGGAAGGGGCCGAGGGCGTCCGGCCTCAGCTCGCTGCGGCGCGCGGTGCGGCGCAACCGCACCCGCGAGGAGGAGCTGGCCCCGGCCCCAGATGCCGCCGCCAACGACGCCTGCGAGGTTGGGGGCGCGGTGGCGTGGGAGGAGGAGTTCGAGAGCGTCGTGACGCTCGCGGCCGCGTCGCaccgggaggcggcggcgttccAGCCGTGGGAGCTCGCCTTCACCGTCTTCACC GATATGAACAAAGGCCCAAAGACTAAACCGACAATTCTGGGAACTGCTTCCCTTAGCCTAGCTGATTATGCAGCAGCAGCCGAAGAGGACATTGAGATAATTCTCCCGTTGTCTGTGCCATGTGGTACACCTGAGTCTGCTCCATCGCTTCAT CTCACTCTGAGTATGGTGGAACTGAGAGCTCTTCAAGAAACCTCTGATGCTTCGCAACGATCTGCTGTTGCCACTCCGTTATCTCCATCATCTTGTGATTCTCTGCCTGGAGGAAAAGATGAGGGTTCAGTCATTAAAGCTGGGCTGAGGAAGGTGAAAATCCTCAAGGATATGGTGTCGACTCGAAGGTCCAAGAAGACGTTCCAGAGCGATGAAGGCAGTGATGATAATTGCTATGTTCACAGTGATGGTGCTGAATACCCATATGGTACTGAGCCTGTCGATGAAGATCTGGATGATAGAACACATGAAGATGAAGTTGGAGATCCAACCATCAGGAAGTCATTCAGTTATGGCTCTCTGCAGTCTGTCAACCATGTTGGTGGCCTAGTTCATGCACATGCAACGATTGATGGCGATCATGAGGATTGGGTCTATTATAGTCACCGAAAATCTGATGCCGGTTACCATGTAGAGGAACCACAGTCATCAACTGCTGAGAAAACTGTGTTGCCTGCTGCCAAGCGGAGTATCCTTCCTTGGAGAAAGAGGAAGCTGAGTTTGCGGTCATTAAAGGCTAAAGGCGAACCTCTGTTGAAGAAAGCAAATGGAGAAGAGGGAGGTGATGATATTGACTTTGATCGTCGGCTGCTAACACCTTCCAATGGATCAGAG GGATCGAGTGAAAATGGCTCAGTTAATGGTATGATGTCAGAATTCGGCGATGACAATTttgttgtggggaattgggaatcAAAGGAGGTGCTTAGCCGTGATGGCCACATGAAGCTTTCTTCCCAGGTGTTCTTTGCATCGATTGACCAGAGAAGCGAGCGAGCTGCTGGGGCTAGTGCATGCACGGCACTTGTGGCTGTTATTGCAGACTGGTTCCAAGCAAATCAGGATCTGATGCCCATCCAGTCGCAGTTTGATAACCTGATCCGTGAAGGATCACTGGAGTGGAGAAACCTTTGCGAGAACAAGACATACAGAGAGCTTTTTCCTGACAAGCATTTCGATCTTGAGACTGTCCTTCATGCCAAGATCCGCCCACTCACAGTCTCCCCCAGTAAGTCATTTATTGGATTCTTCCTACCTGAAGGGGCTGATGACATGAGAGGGTTTGACTTTCTAAATGGTGCAATGTCCTTTGATAACATCTGGGATGAGATCAGTCAGGCAGCGGAGTTCTCATCCAGTGAAAACCCTAACCTATACATAGTGAGCTGGAATGACCACTTTTTTCTCCTCAAGGTTGAGCGTGATGCATATTACATCATCGACACCCTTGGAGAAAGGTTCTATGAAGGATGCAACCAGGCATACATTTTGAAGTTTGACAACAACACCACGATCCACAATGTATCTGGTGAAAAGAAAACATCCAGCCCTGACTCTAGTGGACCTTTGAAGGATTCTTCAGGGAGCTCCTCCCCTGGGCAGGACAGCGAAGATGACATTGAAGAGAACATACTTGTTTCCAAGGGCAAGGAATCATGCAAAGAATACATCAAGAGTTTCTTGGCGGCCATACCGATCAGGGAGCTGCAGGGCGACATCAGGAGAGGGCTGATGGCATCAACACCACTGCACCACCGCCTCCAGATCGAGTTCCACTACACCCAAGCATCCCCACAGGAGGCTTCCTCGCCCCCTCAAGCTCTCGCCATTGAAGCCCCTTTCGAGTTCTCCTGGCCTGATCCACCACCGGCCATGGAAGTGGCCCTAACACATGCGGTTGCTGTCGCATAG
- the LOC124653952 gene encoding 7-methylguanosine phosphate-specific 5'-nucleotidase A-like yields the protein MRPMTSPPFLSPSPSRLLRRLFSRAPRRRNPTTPPPIAPHLGRRVSLLLPASMSSSSSSTRTPESVVADADALARKVAAIRAAGAAKLQVIADFDGTLTRYWYDGSRGQSSHGLLRQGNEEFNAKREALFEHYHPIEINPDIPLPEKAILMEEWWGKTHALLIEGGLTQEAIKKSVADAAIAFRDGVVELFELLEARDIPVLVFSAGLADIIEEVFRQKLHRSFKNIKIVSNRMVFDEEGRLVEFKGKTIHVLNKNEHSLDMAAPVHNSLGDPNGCTDDYSLVKKRTNVLLLGDHIGDLGMSDGLNYENRIAAGFLNTNIEKSLKDYSEAFDIVYLNDAPMWGVAELVSDLCP from the exons ATGCGGCCCATGACGAGCCCACCGTTCCTCTCCCCATCCCCGTCccgtctcctccgccgcctcttctCCCGCGCCCCTCGCCGCCGGAACCCTACTACCCCGCCGCCCATCGCTCCGCACCTCGGCCGCCGCGTCTCGCTTCTCCTCCCAGCCtccatgtcctcctcctcctccagcaccAGGACACCCGAGTCCGTCGTTGCCGACGCCGATGCCCTCGCTCGCAAGGTCGCCGCCATCCGCGCAGCCGGCGCAGCTAAGCTACAG GTCATTGCTGACTTCGACGGGACGCTCACTCGGTACTGGTACGACGGCTCCCGAGGCCAGA GTAGCCATGGGCTGCTGAGGCAGGGGAACGAAGAGTTCAACGCCAAGAGGGAGGCGCTGTTCGAGCACTACCACCCCATCGAGATCAACCCCGACATCCCGCTCCCGGAGAAGGCAATCCTCATGGAAGAATG GTGGGGGAAGACTCATGCTCTTCTTATTGAAGGGGGGCTCACACAAGAAGCTATAAAGAAATCGGTGGCCGATGCTGCAATTGCTTTTCGAGATGGAGTGGTGGAGTTGTTTGAGTTATTGgag GCTAGAGATATTCCAGTGTTGGTATTTTCTGCTGGACTTGCAGACATAATTGAGGAG GTCTTCCGACAGAAACTCCACCGATCATTCAAAAACATCAAGATTGTGTCCAATAGGATGGTAtttgatgaagagggtcgtcttgTAGAATTTAAAG GGAAGACAATCCATGTTCTGAACAAAAATGAGCATTCCTTGGACATGGCAGCTCCAGTACACAATAGTCTGGGAGATCCGAATGGATGTACTGATGACTATTCATTGGTGAAAAAGAGGACCAACGTGCTGCTACTTGGAGATCACATTGGGGACCTGGGAATGTCTGATGGTTTAAACTACGAGAACAGGATTGCTGCTGGGTTCCT GAATACTAACATCGAGAAATCTCTGAAAGATTACTCAGAGGCATTTGACATTGTGTATCTG AATGACGCGCCAATGTGGGGAGTTGCTGAGCTTGTGTCTGATCTGTGTCCATAG